The Raphanus sativus cultivar WK10039 chromosome 2, ASM80110v3, whole genome shotgun sequence DNA segment cctctcttccttttcttcctCTTGCTATCTCCAAGCTCCAAAGACAACTCACTTCCATCATCACAAGGATCTTGTATCGCATCAATCCTTAACTTAGCCGCCTTaatcttctctcttcttcttcttctttccaccGCATCACAACCCTTCACGTAAGAAATAGGCAAATCATCATCAAGCCCTATATCTTTCTCCAACACTTCCTTGAGTGTAAGTCTCTGACTCATCTTCGACTTCCCTTTCCACCAATCTTCACACGATACCATCTGAAGAAACGAGCTCCTTTgaccttcatcatcatcatcatcatcataacaATACATAGACAAGCCCCAAAACCGCAACAACCAAAGGCATCGGTCTCCTCCCTGTAGACAAAAACCACTTCAAAGAAGAGTTCATAAGAAACCCCCCTTGCTTCATCaccctctccttcttcttacCGTCAACACCACTCAGCCTCGGCGTCTTCACAAACATCCCCACGAGATCAATCTCCTGCAACTCCAACCCTAAATACTCAACAACACGCTTACACATACTCCCCAGCTGAtgcaaatcaaatcaaatcacatcCCACAACACCAGCAATCTCAAAACACCTCCCTTCCCTTCTCTCCTCACCAGCGCGTAGCAACACGTGCCCTTGGGGTCCTCTTACGCCGCCCAGCTAGTTGTCGTACTCTTGCAACGTCCCGCATCCGCAGCAAAAGGAGTTTCCTGTGTAGTAGTCGTCGCGTTGGAAGTCGGTGCCGTTGCATCTCTTGCACCGCATGGTTTGCAGAATCGGAAAAAGTGTCCAACTTTCGATTTGGGTTTTTTGATTGATCTTCGTGGGAACGAGGAGGAGGATCCGGTAATGGTTCCGACAGGGAGACACGACCGGAGCGACGGCGATTAGAGTTTAAAAGTAATGAAGGAGATGCCTAgagttatttattaattaatttaagtttttttatttttatttttatttaaaaaaaaaaaaggaccgAACAAAATCTATTAAACTACTTACTTTGTGTCAGAGTTGTTAAAAGTTAAGTTCAAACGAACGGCCGAGATCTGTCTGAATTCAAAAAAGgaaactccaaaaaaaaaaaggaaactcgTTTGTCGTTTTATATCGATCTAGAATCTAGATCTGTCAATCGAGAGTCGAATTAAGGGTTTTCGTCGGGAGCCTCCATGATGGAACGCAAGGGACATGAGAAGGGCAGCCGAAGCATCTTGGAACCGATCCCTCTtgatctgaagaagaagaagaagactagaTCGCGTCTGACCCATCACCAGAAAGACGTCTTTTGCGGAGATGAGTCAAGGGACAATGGCGTTGGTAGCGACAAGAGCCCCCCAGGTAAGAAGCTACATGTCATCCTCCCTTTTGATATGGAGGTGGAGACACTGACTAGATTGCCTGGAAAGTCGCTTATGAAGTTCCTATGCGTGTCCAAGACTTGGTCTTCCCTTATCCGAAGCCAAAGATTCGTCGCTTCTTACTACGCTGCCAAGCCTTCCCGTTTTGTAGCCGCTTTCACCAACAGTGTATTTGGTGAACCCAAGCGTCTGTTCATCTTGTCGGGAGAGGAaacttgttgttcttcttcttcttctttggttgcCAAGCTAGACATGACAATACCCTTAGTGACCTTGCCTTTCAACGTCTACAAGTATTTTTCCGTCCATGGCTTTATGGCTTGTAAAGATGGGACAACGTTCATTATATGTAACCCTAGCACGCGGCAATTCATTACCTTTCCCTGCAAGGCAACGAGCACACGCTTGGGATACGATCCTGTTGGTGATCAATTCAAAGCATTGACCCTGTTGACATCTAGGTATGATCATATGCATAACCCTAGTTTGATGTGCACGCACGAGGTTATAAGACTTGGAAGAGGAGGAGTAGTATCTCGTAGCCGATTTACATCCCCGCCTTATCGCCCTTTCACTGCCGGACTAAGCATCAATGGTTTCATCTATTGTGGTGCTTCTGTTCCAGTTCCAGTTCCAAATCAAGAAGACACTCCTTCTACTCGtgtgtttgttgtgtgttttgATGTTAGAAAGGAGAGGATACTAAGTTTTATCACAACGCCTAAGGAGGTCCTGGTTTGGAAGGGCTTTACATCATTGATAGAATACAAAGGGAAGCTAGCTGTCGTTGTACCAAACTGTTTGGGATGTGCTTCTTTCGACCGTTTTGATCTTTGGATACTGGAGGATGTGACGAAACATGAGTGGTCCAGACAATCATTTGAGCTTCCCTTGCCTCTTCCCTTCACTCTGGGGATGGGTAAGCGTATGATTTCCCAAGGAACCAACAAGGCCGGTGAAATCGTTTTCTCCCCAGCAATTCTGCCAGGCCGTGCCCAGCCCTTCTATGTTTTCTACTTCAACCCTGTCACGAACAACATGAGAAGAGTCAGGATCCACGGAGTCGCAGATACTGAAGAGTTCTGGAGCCGTTATGGACTCACTGGCACATGTTGCGCCTCTTTCTCACCCCAACACGCTGATAGTATTGCTTTATTATAaacgtgtgtgtgtgtgtgtgtgtttttttactGGTACTGTTGAAATACATGAACGTGATAGCGAACAAGAAGCTCGATTGGCAGACTATGGAGCAGGTTCCCGTGGCGGTGGAACTGCCCGAGGAGTTTCAGTTTCGGTGTTTTTGTCCCGTCTCCAAGGAACAGTCGAGTGAGGACAATCCTCCTCCGATGATGATGTCTTGTGGCCACGTGCTTTGCAGGCAGACTATCACCAGAATGTCGAAGAATGGCGCTAAGAAAAGTCCTATGTATGAACCGCATTGGAGCATATAATGATTAGAGAGAGGCATTCATAATGCTCTAATAAGAAGAGGAGAAGACACATTCAAAGACTGAGAAGAAAATATCCAAAAGCTCTAGCTTGTAGTTAATTAGCTACAACATAGCCCTAGAGAAGTTGTCCTTAAATCTATTAAACCAACGCAAGACAAGATTTGGGGGCTTTCATAAAACACATTTCTAGTCCATTACACTAAACACGTGATCAACAACAAGTCCTCCTGCAACTAGAAAAGCTCTATCTAGCTTGTTGTTCATAAAAGGAGCTAGCATTACTTGTACTGCTGCTCGATTTTGTAAATATCAGGGGATAGTTGTCGGCAAACCTCACACCAATATGAAAGGCTCCAACCTCCTCCTCATAAGGCAACGCTGAAGCAGTTAAAGGAGATCCCAAAATCAAGCAAGCCTCGTCGATAGAAACAACGCCACGGCGGCAACGATTACAGAAGCAGCAGCGACGGTTCAATCCATGTTTGGAGATTCAGGAAACTCAGAAGAAGTTGGTTCAGCTACTTTCGACACAGGTGAAATTTCATTATCCACTACCAATTTCTACTAAACCACGATAAGAAAACACGATTACTTTAGCCTATATAAAAAAGAGAAGCTTAAACAGAGCTTGATCTGAAGTAGCTTTCAGGAGATGTTCTATATGTGCTAGTGTTAAAAAAGACAACAGTTAAAATGTTGCAGGGGCAGAGGTCTCTTGCTTTAGATACACCGATTGGGGTGTGGCAGTTGCTCTTTGCAGTAAGAGCGTGGCCATTGGTAAATCACTGGTGTGATTACTTGCATGCAAACAAAACATTCGCGAGTTTATCATCATGGCATGGGCGACATATGAGCACAGCTCCTAGAATTTGCAAGGGCAAAATAAGAAACAAGATACACTTGTGTCATTGAGCTTACATATTGTCATTGAGTTTACATATTGATTCATTCTTTAGTGATACTTTGTGTTTCTTGTCAGATTCTTCATATTTAATGATGTTCCAACTTTCAGACTGTTCCAGTTTTTAACATAATGGAACCAACAATTGATACGCTGTCTGTTATTACCAATAACTGCACAAAAGAGATGACCGGCACCACCACATATCTGTATATGTTGTACTTGTATAGCAGCTGCATGCGTTATCATACCAATTAGACATTGCAAAATAAAACTTGAGAAAGCAACCCACtgttgtttttcattttatttcatttttagcATATCGGCTCAAGTAGAATAATAGCCTTAACCAATTGATTTCTCAAGATTCGTCTAGTGCCATAAACGTTTTAAGAGATTGAACATTTTGGTGAGAATATAGACGCTGCACGAGTCGTACTGATTCAGGGTATTAATACCAATCAATCCACTACTACAAAATCTTCCCTAACTATGAGTTTAATTAACccaaaaataaatcagatttgAAATTAATGTAAACCGGGTCAAAACTGAAATAGGTTTTTTAGCAAAAACTGAAATCGGTTTATATAAATTCACCCGTCAATAAATCTGCCGcaacataaattaaaaagtcTGTcaccacaaaaataaaaaatctaccAACAATTTTATGTCAAATATATGAACCTGCCGTAAGTAAATAAGTTGGACATATGAAAATAAATCGGTCCATAAAAAAATAAGCTGACCACATAAATCTACCATTTATAACAACTCAGCTACCTCACtcgacatatatatttttaaattctgtTTTCTAATCAAATCTGCCAATTAAATATGCCGTGTGAATAAATCTGATGTTTCTTAAAAAGTCTGACACTATTGTACTGgtagattttttttctacacAGATTTTATAAACAGATTTATTTTtcgatagatttttttttaaataagtttgCTGTCAACTAAATATTAAGGGTATTTTGGTagtatatgtttttgttataactatGTGTAAAGGCAATTTCgagcaaaaaaatattctaataattttcaaaaaatacgAGTCATTctaataataacataattaatttgtgtcattttaataaactttcatgtttttaaacataataaaatattaattactatattaatatttttaaaaataattttcagtttagttttataaatctAAAGTATAATACTACGTAGagcttaaaaatatttagttattataaatatCGATATGCGTTCATATGAacttacaaaattttatgagTTATCTTATTTTATGCAATTTTATATTGATCAttgctttattttaaaaatattttagaaaaaccaaaaaatagtaaataattataaatattaaaaaatatatttacacatttGATATGAAAAACTGAACTAATGTCTCTTCCATAAAAGGGTGTTGATTAGTCTGGATTGGTCCAACTCTTTTTATACAGGCTTTTATTGTTGTGTTGGTTTGATAA contains these protein-coding regions:
- the LOC130508237 gene encoding plant-specific TFIIB-related protein PTF2-like; translated protein: MYCYDDDDDDEGQRSSFLQMVSCEDWWKGKSKMSQRLTLKEVLEKDIGLDDDLPISYVKGCDAVERRRRREKIKAAKLRIDAIQDPCDDGSELSLELGDSKRKKRKRGCEIDWEEDLVIQTLVCYCLSFVVICRDKVHFVMLNVDNTKWEQELDEFGVEGIPR
- the LOC130508236 gene encoding F-box protein At1g30790-like, giving the protein MMERKGHEKGSRSILEPIPLDLKKKKKTRSRLTHHQKDVFCGDESRDNGVGSDKSPPGKKLHVILPFDMEVETLTRLPGKSLMKFLCVSKTWSSLIRSQRFVASYYAAKPSRFVAAFTNSVFGEPKRLFILSGEETCCSSSSSLVAKLDMTIPLVTLPFNVYKYFSVHGFMACKDGTTFIICNPSTRQFITFPCKATSTRLGYDPVGDQFKALTLLTSRYDHMHNPSLMCTHEVIRLGRGGVVSRSRFTSPPYRPFTAGLSINGFIYCGASVPVPVPNQEDTPSTRVFVVCFDVRKERILSFITTPKEVLVWKGFTSLIEYKGKLAVVVPNCLGCASFDRFDLWILEDVTKHEWSRQSFELPLPLPFTLGMGKRMISQGTNKAGEIVFSPAILPGRAQPFYVFYFNPVTNNMRRVRIHGVADTEEFWSRYGLTGTCCASFSPQHADSIALL